ctcgggctgataatgacagttcatggttcgggcttgggcagaacgtgcacgggctccggctgggtcgggtcggattttttgggccgatctaagctcaaTTCTCTTTtagtgaaactgttatattaataccattttaacggtcattagattgttgtttttgtccattattttgttttgtttatatatacatatttcctttgagtgtggcttggtttgtttaactccatccccagacgcgtttttccgttttttccgtttttttcagtattatatgttttagtaattttctttggttcatttttattttttgtaattcgttagattatatttttgtcaacattttgggtttattatcgtttggtatttttctaataatagtaaatacatacttcatttccttttttttttgacgggcgaataataaaagtaacgcgatagttacttttactggtaactagttacttttatagtggagtaactccgttagtaactgagttacttttttggagaagtaacgagtaactataactaattactttttcatagtaacgtgcccaacactgatcatAGTTGGTTATTAGCtgtgttagggttaggtttagggtgaGGTTAAGACTAGGCCTGCAGTTAAAAAAACAAGAGGCAAAAAAGACCCATCAGTTTATACAAAAAATGAAGTTTAGCTTTAATGGTAAGACAATTTAACTCCAAACAAGATATATACTTAATTTAAACAAGTCGGCCATCTAAAACATACATTGTTAGGTTTTGCTGAATGCACAAATATAAGCACTGGAAACCATCATTTGTTGTCATGTGGTCTTTGGGAACATGCTTTGATATATTAACATCAAGTCATCCCAGTGAAACAGAATGAAAGTGTAGTGGCAGTGGTTTTAATGAAATGGCTAGTTAAAGTGTCACACAGTGTTAATTCTAAATCTAAATTACTGGCTGTGTTAAAGATGCATATTGAAGTTAATTCTGTATTAAATCTGTGTGTTGCAGAGATGGAGGAGTTGCAGTCTTTGGACCCGCGCCGCCAAGAGCTCCTGGAGGCTCGCTTCATGGGGGCCGTCAGCGGCAACACCGGCGGCAGCACGGGGAGTACCAGCGGAGGAGCCAAGGTGTGTGTAAATCAcatgcacaatatatcatttttgAATTGCCATTGCAATGTGTGCAAAAGcagtagtcacattgcaggatgtgcaGTGCCACTTGAGGCAAAATAAACCATTTACATCATGCTACAACTTGCTTGATGCTAAAGGAACGTTTGTACAAATTATTTTACCAGAAGCGGATTATATCTGCCcaaaatccattttatttttcattaatatcatgacatgtcaGACTTTTGACTTTTGAAGAAATTTGGTGAAAATGCCTGCATTATAATATcgcactatacagctctggggaaaaaaataagagaacacttaaaaattatacgtttctttgattttaattgaaaatatctggaatataatcaagaggaagatgaatgatcacaagccattaaaccaagctgaactgcttgttcagtttttgcaccaggagtggcataaagttatccaaaagcagtgtgtaagactggtggaggagaacatgccgagatgcttgaaaactgtgataaaaaccagggttattccaccaaatattgatttttgaactcttaaaactttatgaatatgaacatgttttctgtgcattatttgaggtctttaagctctgcatgttttttgttttatcagccatttcttgtttttctgcaaataaatgctctaaatgacaatatttttatttggaatttgggagaaatgttgtccgtagtttatagaataaagcatcaatgttaattttactcaaatgtcTTGTTTGTTTGCTCCCTTTGTTTTTTTAGGGGTTGAACAATAATGAGTGCTCTAATCACAGCTTTGGCAGCCTGGGTTCATTAAGTGATAAAGAGTCGGAGGTGAGTGAGTGTTTCACTGTCTCGTTCATGCTTACACAGACACGTGTTGACCAAATGTAACACTCTGAACCGGTTTAATGATAGATAAATTCACAGTTTGGTTTGCACTTCAGTTTGGACTTTCATACTGTTTAATATGAGCACAGTACAATGATTGGAAAATGAAACAATGTCATGTACTGTCatttaattttaacagtgtaTAGGTTACAGTTTCATCTAGGGCTATACAGTTTGTATAGAGGTAGTACAGTTAATACAGTACAGTGACACGGGCACGTCATCCTTATCCATTCCACAACTTCATAATTTTATACAAGATATTTATGGCAGAACATTGATTAAGAtatttgttttttcacttttGACTTTTCAAATCTCAAGGCGTGAAAAGTGAGAGAAAAGTATAAAGAGAATTTAGTGATAACTGAACTCTGTTTGTGATACCAACACCTTTCTCGTCTTTTCCTCTTATGTAGAACTCTGATATGAAAAGAGGAGGTTCTCCAGCTTATTCGGTGCGTATGTGTAGCAAATAGTAGTAAATGGCTCTGTCAGTAACATTAATTGCGTTTAATGCTAAGCATAAGTTGGCTTTAAGACGTCTATTACttcaaattattataaaatactttATAATCATTTTTGCTGATAAGCAACTAAATACAGAGCTGTTTTAGACTTATCTGTTGTTGTATAAACCTACATTAGCCTTTTGTAAACAAGCAACGTTAAACAAGCAAAgtgacaaaaacatttttaataataagattttttttattgaattatataaacatttttgtgAAAGCTTCTCTTTAGGGAAAAATAtacttttcactcttttttttaattattaaacagGAGATGGTTTATTCCATTTGTCTTAAATTCAGCGCTTTCACTCTATTTCTCAGATTTCTTGTTTGAATGGAAGGATtgacctttttctctctctttttcagacaCCTGAGAAGAAGCACTCTGAGTCATCcagaagaaagagaaaagctGACAACCAATCAGAGAGCAACCAAGGTGTGGTATGACTTCTGGTCATGTAATTATTCATAACCAAAGTAATGAAACAGAACCTGTTTTTGTATCATCAGCTGTGATTTGGTTCTGGTAGATCAGTGGATCTAATTGGTGGATCTAGAGAACCACTGCTCTGCTTGTTTAAATGTTTCCTGTCattatcatgattttaattatgattaattaacagaataTTGTTGCAATTCATTTAATACAGATATGCTTTAGGTAATTGATGTTTTCTAATATAACCTATGCCAATCTAGcacttttttaatagatttaCAGCATTATAAAAATCaacttttaaatgtttaagtCTTATAATGAGAGTGCGAATAATTACAATTAATCACGTTTAATCACATGTACTTATTAATCACAACGATTAATTGCAAAATTTAGAAGCTTGCAAGCAACTGTTATAGTATTTCCAAGATGGTAGATGGTCTGTGTGTCATCTGAAACATTACggtttcatatgtaacagcacaGTTGTAACTATGGCTGAGCAAAATGAGTAAaggaaaacaaactaaaatatatatatatatatatatttttttatcatgtgtAATCATATTTAGAGGTAATTTTGTTgtagtttatatattataaaatatgatGTTCTTGTTTGGTTTTCAGACGCCCAGATTCCATGATTGCTTTTATTGTTTTTCAGGAAAGTCTTCCGGCCGAGGGGCTAAGATCAGCGATTATTTTGATGTAAGtgagaaactgtgtgtgtgtgtgtgagttagcgTTTAGTCAGcattggttttaaatgtcagtcagTCAAGTATCAGAAACAATGATGACAGAAAAACTGCCCACTCAGAACTTGTCACACTGCTTAGCTGATTTCACTTAAATTAAAGGTGTCATAAATACATAACTTTTTTCCTTAGCCAATTTAGTACGTGGAAACAACATACTTTATAAAGAGTACAGGCTATGTATGACCCAGAGCATCATTCATACAAATCCTCTATATGAAACATTCTCAGTGATAATCAGACGTTACTGACGAGTGATTGTGTTGCTCTAGCTGCAGGGTGGAAATGGCTCCAGTCCAGTGAGGGGTCTTCCGGCTGCCCTCCGCTCCCCACACGGCTCACACTCTGCACCAGGATCTATTGTAAGTGTGTTtgtaagtctgtgtgtgtatgtgagtctgtgtgtgtgtgtgaatgtatacATTCTGCTGCTAGATAAAGAAACTGAGAGAtgtcatttttttccccattgtTTCCATTCTTTTGCCCGTAAGGTTCGACAAAACAGCTCCTCACCCACCAGCCTGTGTTTCACTGATCCCACGACACACCCAAAGCAGCTCAGCAGCAGAAATGTGCAGGTGAGAAACACACAGGCTGAATTGCATgacctgttcacactgtacattTCTTTGATGGTATAATACAGACACTGGCCTTAACTCTActgctctgtctctgtttctctatcttcttcttttttatgtcAGACTGACCTTACGCTGCTGAAGCTTGCTGTACTTGAGAGCAATAAGAATCTTGATCTGGAGAAAAAGGAAGGAAGAATAGATGATCTGCTCAGGGTAAGAAAGAATTGAGGAATTTAATATTGTTCAGGGAGCAAAAAAGGTTGTTTTTGTCGAATGTCTTTGAAAACTGgaacaaaatatcaataaaagcatttttaaaccatatttttttattagtttatttatatttatttattatttatatttcatatttatatttcattttttaaatttatgttttttgaaGATTGTTACACGTCAAGTTAAAATGCAGGTCCCGtttctgaagaagaaaaaaaaaaatcagtttttcttTTCGTTTCCTCCTGACTGTGTCTGATCGCATAAATGCAGTGAAATGGCAGAACACACCCATGTTAGGATAAAGTGACATAATGCGCATCTCCTTCTGCAGGCTAACTGTGACCTCCGGAGACAGATTGAGGAACAGCAGAAGCTGCTGGAGAGATATAAAGAGCGGCTGAACAAATGCACTACCATGAGCAAAAAACTCCTCATTGAAAAGGTATAATGCTCATACTTTCAGCAATTCATTTAAACGTTTACATCTGTGACTCCATATCAATCCAGATTGCTTAGGATATGATTTTAATATAATTGTATTTGAAGTAATGCACATGATTAGATGACTGCATACAAAAAATAAAGGCCCAgcttttgtgtatattttgtaCTTATAAGTATATAACAGTAAGTCAACTATTTATTCATATAGTTAATTTGTTAATTAGTTtagttaattaaaatgtaattagcACATTTATTAAATACTAATGCAatgacatttatttaaaatacattttttacaccCTGTGGGCCATGTGTACATATAagcgtatatatgtatatattttttgtgtgtgtgacatgaatgttttgtgtttttaaattagAGTACACAGGAGAAACAGTCATGTCGGGAGAAAAGCATGCAGGACCGCCTGAGGCTTGGCCACTTCACCCCAGTCCGACACGGAGCATCATTTACAGAGCAGTGGACTGATGGATACGCCTTCCAGAACCTGATTAAGtaagggtacacacacacacacacacacacacacacagagtattgTAACTGTTGTGTGGGCAGTGATGGTTCCATCGTTTTAGTGGGATGTGTTAATTTTTGTATGTTAAGGGAGAATAAATGAGTGTGGTAATTACTTTTGTGCTTGTAGATGATTCAGAAATAATGTGTCTATGCATTAATGTGTTTGTTAACAGACAGCAGGAGTGGGTGAATCAGCAGAGGGAGGACATTGAAAGGCAGCGGAAACTTTTAGCAAAGAGAAAACCCCCCAGTACGGCCCCCTCGCAGAGCCCCGCCCCTTACGGAGAATCCAAACCCAGAAAGACCAAAGCAGTGAACGGATCCGACAGTGACCCCTTCCTCAAACCCAGCCTACCTACCCTgtacgtaacacacacacacacacacacacacaggtcggTAATTTACATATGCAAAAGAGCAaactgtcaatttttttttttttgtgatgtttagGGATATTATGAGATGACCTCAatattttaacctaaaaaaaatgcaaagaattaAACAGATATCAGAATTGATCTTTGCCTGGTTAGTCATGTTTCTGGTCATTTTAAGCTAAATTCAACATATTTGAAAAGACAAATGTATGCTTTTCCTCTATTCTTTGTTCAAGGTGTAATTATTTGCCTGCCTTAAATATTTTGTCTTTAGAGTATTAGCTGTAGGTTTCATCAAGTGGAAAATCATTATAATACTGTGTtgaaaagttctaaaaaaaatgtctatCAAATACTGGTTCTGTTTTTCTTAGTTTGGTAGTTAATTTACACATCCACACTAATGTGAATGTAGCTAACCTACATTTATGTGTGcctacatctctctctttctctctcttcataaACTAACAGCTGTTTATCTTCTTCGGCCTTGCAGATTGACTGTAGCAGAATATCACGAACAGGAAGAAATCTTCAAGCTGAGACTGGGCCACCTTAAAAAGGTCTCACAtacatgcaaatacacacactgacacattttATGTCTGATTGCACTGAAATGCAGTGATATGTTAGCAGTGAGAAAAGGGACACATTTTATTGAGCTGGAATATGAATCCGTCCTAATTCAGCTACATGTCTGTGTTTTTAAGCAGACATTTGCTCTCCCTTAAACATGTATACGTGTGTCTGTGTAGGAGGAGGCCGAGATCCAGGCTGAGCTGGAGCGTTTGGAGCGAGTGAGAAATTTGCATATTCGTGAACTGAAGAGAATCAGTAATGAGGACAGCTCACAGTAAGTCTCtcttacgctctctctctctcttcctctcatccCTGTCTTATTCTTTCTTTTGTGCTCCTCTCTTTGCGATGCTGTCTCTCACTTTTCATCCCTTCTCGTATTGGAGTAGTTTCTCACAGGGGCGATGTAAAAACTCacattttgataaataaaataatcagggtTTGATTCTAAAAAATAGTGTTTGATTTAAGTTGTGACACGATCACATTCACAACAACTGTGATCAAAAGAAAGTTTCCGTTGGACATCATATTATTtcatgtcccattacttttggcacaTCAGCATATACCTTAGTCTGAGTGATCTTCATCTGCCTATATCTATCATGGCCTTGCTTTCATTTTGTAATGTAAAGTCTTTTTAGTTCAGTTAAAGAACATTAATTGTAAGTAAAGGATGAGTCAAAAGTCGCAAAACACCATTTTATATatcacaaaacaaaagaaaaaatagaatatctgAATACTGCAGCAAGTAACAGGTGAGGCTTTGTCTGAAAGATGGCCGCCATCTTGAATAGCTTCAAAGAGTGTCCTGCGACTTGACTCGCTCTGTATTTCAGTACTTCAATTAATGATGTAAAGCGTTGTTGGGTTTGTGAAGGCGCTATAGAACTATATAACATGACATTATTTTTTAtgacattattatatatattatatatatatatatatatatatatatatattttttttttattattattattattagtcagtAGTTGAGGTAGCTTATTTTAATCTGCCTTAGCCAGCCATCTcagacatgtaaaaaaaaataataatatatggtGGGTTCTTCATAGAGAAGAAAGGCTATTCATGCTGAAGTTCGAAATTTTAGGTTAAAGTTAAGTTTTATCATTAACACCATTTCCTGCTCTAATTACTTGATATTGAtgtgtttaaatcaggtttaAAGATCATCCCACTCTCAATGATCGGTATCTACTGTTGCACTTACTTGGAAGAGGAGGATTCAGTGAGGTTTACAAGGTAAAACTATTCGGTCACTCTATAGTGTACAACAATAGAGTTTTTACTTTCTCTTTTGTAATTCACTGAAGCACACACTGACCTCTGACCTGTTTGTGGCTGTGTAGGCTTTTGACCTGTTTGAACAGCGCTACGCTGCGGTTAAAATCCACCAACTCAACAAAAActggagagaagagaaaaaggaaaactaCCACAAGTACGTAAAGCATGctgtcctctgttctctgtaCACATGAAACAGTTCCCTTCAATCTTCTATTTTCTTGTCTTTTATTCATCTTTGATTGTTAATTgttccttttctctctcactaTAGGCATGCCTGTAGAGAATACCGAATCCACAAGCAACTGGACCATCCCAGAATAGTCAAGCTGTACGACTACTTTTCCCTGGACACAGACACGTGAGTGACTTCTTCCAGCATACGTGACTTTACTTCGGATTCTCTAGATTGGATAAATTCCATCACATCTAGTGATGTTTGGATTTTATATGaataacattattaaaataaataaattcactaGAGGGGTGATGGACAAGTGGGTGGAAATGTACTTAATGTTATAATATTAGAGCAACAACTAATGATTAGAACAACAACTAATGATTTAAGTAACTgactgatcagtttttttttctttttcaattaatTAGATAGTAAACAAttatttttgtcatgccctccatCTTTGCTTCCTGTCTGCGAGGCTTCTGTTTCAATGCATGTTTTACCGCACTGTGACAGCTTTACTCTTAGTGCTCTATTTCAGTTTTGCAGGTTATTTTGATGAAATTCTGAGTTTCCATATGTTTGTATCAtttacattgtcaattatatAGATTAACCACTGCAGCACTAATTTAATTTACTTGCTGTTTCTCTGTAATTGAGGCTCTGGCTTTTTTGTAATGAATATTAAATTGAAACTACTGTGGTGATTTTCTGTTAGGTACAGGATGCTGTAATGTTATGTACAGGATGTACTTGGTTtcatctttttgtgttgtttttttttttttggtttggtttttgaTGTTTTCAGATTCTGTACAGTGTTAGAGTTCTGCGAGGGAAATGATCTGGACTTTTATCTGAAGCAGCATAAGCTGATGTCAGAGAAGGAAGCTCGGTCCATCGTCATGCAGATTGCTAATGCTCTCCGATACCTCAACGAGATCAAACCGCCAATCATTCACTACGACCTCAAACCAGGTGAGGATGCCTGGGATCTCCCCAAATGATCTGTTTCATGCAGAAGAGCTTGGTGCTTGCCTTAACCAGCAATAATTCCCTCAGATTGATAACAATTTCTAagtatacagtacacacacagaaTGCATTGGGGTTGTTTCAGTTCACTTTAAAAAGAACTGACTTTGCTGCAGAGTGTGCTTTCACACAAAATGTGCTTTCTATACCTCAGGAAACATTCTGCTGGTGGATGGCACGGCGTGCGGAGAGATAAAAATCACAGATTTTGGTCTTTCAAAGATCATGGATGATGATAACTACGGGGTGGATGGCATGGACCTGACCTCACAGGGGGCCGGAACTTACTGGTGAGCCTGGATCATTATCTGTGTCCTGTAGCATTTACAGAGGGGATTTATTCTAGTTTAGTATCTAATATTGTAGTCTGTGAATTTTTATGTAAAAGTCTACaggatattattatattaattatattatgttatgctaAATAATTCTttaatgttttgctgtttttaattgTTTCAGGTATTTACCACCAGAGTGTTTTGTAGTTGGTAAAGAGCCTCCAAAGATCTCCAACAAAGTGGATGTTTGGTCTGTGGGTGTCATTTTCTTCCAGTGTCTGTATGGACGCAAGGTAAATTcagaacacacacatgcacacagacactcaggttttctatttaaaatatttttgtgatttttttccaaataaacaaTGTTGTCACGTCTTAAGCCTTTACTAACCTTTACCCCCCTATACAAACTAGACTGTACTaacatatactactctatactccatatactaacTAGCATGTACAACCCTAAACTTCTTTATActtcttatactaccctatagtacctTACACTAACATACACTGCGTTGTACTGTGCCATAGGAACTTATACTATCTaacattaccctatactaccataaacAAACTTACTCTACCCTATAGTACTTTTATACTAACATACACTAACATACACTTCCCTATACTGCCATATAGTGTGCTATAGGAACTTATACTGTCTTACCCTATACTACACTGCCCTATACAAACCTACACTACTTTATACTGCCTCATACTACCCTATATAGGTACCCTGTCTTTCTTTAATGCTTGCTTTCGTACCCTGTAAGAATGAAAACCTAAGATGTTTAAATTTTGCATTTGGGAGAGATTTTTAATGGAATTTTTAATtggtaaaaataattattgacccttgtaatatatattttttatatttttgcagcCTTTTGGCCATAACCAGTCCCAGCAGGACATCCTCCAGGAAAACACCATTCTCAAAGCTACTGAAGTCCAGTTCCCTCCTAAACCTGTGGTCAGCAATGAAGCCAAGGTATGTGTAGTAAATATATAGCAGTGTCTTTCAGTGAAGACCAAACAACTCATTTAATCCATGTTCTATGTATTACAAGtctgtacatctctctctctctctctctttttgtttctctcaGGCGTTTATTCGGCGCTGTTTGGCCTATAGAAAGGAGGATCGCTACGATGTCCACCAGCTGTGCAGCGACTCCTACCTGCTTCCACACATCAGGCGATCCAATTCGTCAGGAAATCTGCAGGCCACACCCTCTAGTCCCGCCTCTTCCGGCATCATCTCCTACTGATCTTTCCAATCagaagattgattgattgatggttTTCAGCAGCGCTTTCCCTCACCTGCTCACCCCCTAACGAACGAAAAGGGGGAGAGACCCGTGAGCCTAAAGACACGCCCCCGGTCCGGCAGCGGTTGCCGTGGTCATAAGCAAGAATGGCCGAAGTCCCCGCCTCCTCCTGGATGCAGCTGTGTCGAGCACAgatggaaaaacttgaaaatgtacAGCTTCAGTTTTATGATTTTAGATAGAGGTGATTTATTGAAGCAGTTCTAAGTACAAAGGGAGGAACTGTCTGTTAGCACAGAAACGTACAGGCACTGCTGAGGGAGACTTTACATGTTTAAACTTCTCGCTGTCATTTACCATGTGTTAGACTACCCTGTAagggttgtgtgtatgtgtgtgtgtgtttgcgtgagaGGTGAGTGGGTGTATATGTGCATTTTGAAGCTGGTGTTGTGTGTCTGTTTGTTGCCTGTGTTCTGGAGTGTGTGTCCATCTATCAAAGATGCTGTTGaggaaagtgagtgtgtgtgtgtgtgtttgtgtctcatAGTTACAGTGTTAGTATATCTTCACTGTCATAAAAATCTTGTGACGACAGGTTTTTCTAACATTTCTTCTATGAAATGTTAACTTTTGTTCCTTCTCCCATGAAATGACCCCTTTTAGAgatgggagtttttttttttcagtgacaaagcgaggacttttttttttttcttcttcagagaTGAAGATACAAACTTCTTTATCTCCTCCAGCTGTGACGTATAcattctgtctgtgtgtctgttagCAGATATACAATTTTTTTCTGCAGGTTCTGATCCTTCCTCTGATTTCTCCTTCTGTTCTGTTGCATTTTTCTTTCCTAAGGCAAGTTTTACATTGCTGCTATACAGTGTTgctttttatttagcttttttttttttttagttgtatgATTTTAATGTAGAAATCACAGCATGTTGATCATTAAATAATCTGCAGTCAGGTTCTTAAGTGTGTAACTTGTGAACATTACCTCAGTGGATTTAAAATGATGCAGTAAACATGTGGGTTAGGTGTGGACTTTCAGCTTTAATTTAAGGAGTATATAAAGAATACTGCATTAATGTAGATGACTTGACAGATTCCGTCAGCATTTGTCCCAGTCCCACACACAATGAAGACATTTTGGCCAGCTGGCTGtttacttttaataaaaagaaagtaatatttttaattattaaaagttttttttttttttgctttgctacAGACAGCATAGTAAAAAGTTTATAGCCTCTATAAACCCCTATATATATCACAACTACACATAATAAGATAACTGACCATCTTTAGACTCCACTATTTAAGTATCACAATAATTAGAATGTTGCATTATTTCCTGCTGATTGTTTAGCTATTTTCCCCTGTGGTAATGATGCTTGCTTATTAGTATGTGACTCCTAATTTTATATACCGGTAGATATAGTTTGTTCATTTGCattagtttgattttttttttttttccagttttctttcattttccctTTCTCTGTGGTGTAGTTTTCTCCCATTGTTTTGTATGCACAGTGAATTGTGGGAAATGGAGGCCTGGCATGGATGCACATCCTCTAAAGTGATCTGAATGTTTGCTATATTCCTCAGCTGTATATAAAGAGTCCCTCAGCGTGCAATGTCCCTCTAGgacatagcttttttttttaaaggatccGTGAATGTTTTGGGACTGCAGACCTAATATCTGATTTATTCTCATTACAGTTTAATTGCAGCATTTCAAATCCACTGAGGTacactataaaaatataaaatgagttCAAATTACAATTAACACTGTCCATATACTTATGAACCTGACTGtagtgttttgtttgtgtgtgcgcttgagcaggagtgtgtgtgtgtgtgtgcgcgcgtgagAGAGTAATAAATTTAACTGA
This DNA window, taken from Astyanax mexicanus isolate ESR-SI-001 chromosome 5, AstMex3_surface, whole genome shotgun sequence, encodes the following:
- the tlk1b gene encoding serine/threonine-protein kinase tousled-like 1-B isoform X2, which gives rise to MEELQSLDPRRQELLEARFMGAVSGNTGGSTGSTSGGAKGLNNNECSNHSFGSLGSLSDKESENSDMKRGGSPAYSTPEKKHSESSRRKRKADNQSESNQGKSSGRGAKISDYFDGGNGSSPVRGLPAALRSPHGSHSAPGSIVRQNSSSPTSLCFTDPTTHPKQLSSRNVQTDLTLLKLAVLESNKNLDLEKKEGRIDDLLRANCDLRRQIEEQQKLLERYKERLNKCTTMSKKLLIEKSTQEKQSCREKSMQDRLRLGHFTPVRHGASFTEQWTDGYAFQNLIKQQEWVNQQREDIERQRKLLAKRKPPSTAPSQSPAPYGESKPRKTKAVNGSDSDPFLKPSLPTLLTVAEYHEQEEIFKLRLGHLKKEEAEIQAELERLERVRNLHIRELKRISNEDSSQFKDHPTLNDRYLLLHLLGRGGFSEVYKAFDLFEQRYAAVKIHQLNKNWREEKKENYHKHACREYRIHKQLDHPRIVKLYDYFSLDTDTFCTVLEFCEGNDLDFYLKQHKLMSEKEARSIVMQIANALRYLNEIKPPIIHYDLKPGNILLVDGTACGEIKITDFGLSKIMDDDNYGVDGMDLTSQGAGTYWYLPPECFVVGKEPPKISNKVDVWSVGVIFFQCLYGRKPFGHNQSQQDILQENTILKATEVQFPPKPVVSNEAKAFIRRCLAYRKEDRYDVHQLCSDSYLLPHIRRSNSSGNLQATPSSPASSGIISY
- the tlk1b gene encoding serine/threonine-protein kinase tousled-like 1-B isoform X1; the encoded protein is MEELQSLDPRRQELLEARFMGAVSGNTGGSTGSTSGGAKGLNNNECSNHSFGSLGSLSDKESENSDMKRGGSPAYSTPEKKHSESSRRKRKADNQSESNQGKSSGRGAKISDYFDLQGGNGSSPVRGLPAALRSPHGSHSAPGSIVRQNSSSPTSLCFTDPTTHPKQLSSRNVQTDLTLLKLAVLESNKNLDLEKKEGRIDDLLRANCDLRRQIEEQQKLLERYKERLNKCTTMSKKLLIEKSTQEKQSCREKSMQDRLRLGHFTPVRHGASFTEQWTDGYAFQNLIKQQEWVNQQREDIERQRKLLAKRKPPSTAPSQSPAPYGESKPRKTKAVNGSDSDPFLKPSLPTLLTVAEYHEQEEIFKLRLGHLKKEEAEIQAELERLERVRNLHIRELKRISNEDSSQFKDHPTLNDRYLLLHLLGRGGFSEVYKAFDLFEQRYAAVKIHQLNKNWREEKKENYHKHACREYRIHKQLDHPRIVKLYDYFSLDTDTFCTVLEFCEGNDLDFYLKQHKLMSEKEARSIVMQIANALRYLNEIKPPIIHYDLKPGNILLVDGTACGEIKITDFGLSKIMDDDNYGVDGMDLTSQGAGTYWYLPPECFVVGKEPPKISNKVDVWSVGVIFFQCLYGRKPFGHNQSQQDILQENTILKATEVQFPPKPVVSNEAKAFIRRCLAYRKEDRYDVHQLCSDSYLLPHIRRSNSSGNLQATPSSPASSGIISY
- the tlk1b gene encoding serine/threonine-protein kinase tousled-like 1-B isoform X3, translating into MEELQSLDPRRQELLEARFMGAVSGNTGGSTGSTSGGAKGLNNNECSNHSFGSLGSLSDKESETPEKKHSESSRRKRKADNQSESNQGKSSGRGAKISDYFDLQGGNGSSPVRGLPAALRSPHGSHSAPGSIVRQNSSSPTSLCFTDPTTHPKQLSSRNVQTDLTLLKLAVLESNKNLDLEKKEGRIDDLLRANCDLRRQIEEQQKLLERYKERLNKCTTMSKKLLIEKSTQEKQSCREKSMQDRLRLGHFTPVRHGASFTEQWTDGYAFQNLIKQQEWVNQQREDIERQRKLLAKRKPPSTAPSQSPAPYGESKPRKTKAVNGSDSDPFLKPSLPTLLTVAEYHEQEEIFKLRLGHLKKEEAEIQAELERLERVRNLHIRELKRISNEDSSQFKDHPTLNDRYLLLHLLGRGGFSEVYKAFDLFEQRYAAVKIHQLNKNWREEKKENYHKHACREYRIHKQLDHPRIVKLYDYFSLDTDTFCTVLEFCEGNDLDFYLKQHKLMSEKEARSIVMQIANALRYLNEIKPPIIHYDLKPGNILLVDGTACGEIKITDFGLSKIMDDDNYGVDGMDLTSQGAGTYWYLPPECFVVGKEPPKISNKVDVWSVGVIFFQCLYGRKPFGHNQSQQDILQENTILKATEVQFPPKPVVSNEAKAFIRRCLAYRKEDRYDVHQLCSDSYLLPHIRRSNSSGNLQATPSSPASSGIISY
- the tlk1b gene encoding serine/threonine-protein kinase tousled-like 1-B isoform X4, with the translated sequence MEELQSLDPRRQELLEARFMGAVSGNTGGSTGSTSGGAKGLNNNECSNHSFGSLGSLSDKESETPEKKHSESSRRKRKADNQSESNQGKSSGRGAKISDYFDGGNGSSPVRGLPAALRSPHGSHSAPGSIVRQNSSSPTSLCFTDPTTHPKQLSSRNVQTDLTLLKLAVLESNKNLDLEKKEGRIDDLLRANCDLRRQIEEQQKLLERYKERLNKCTTMSKKLLIEKSTQEKQSCREKSMQDRLRLGHFTPVRHGASFTEQWTDGYAFQNLIKQQEWVNQQREDIERQRKLLAKRKPPSTAPSQSPAPYGESKPRKTKAVNGSDSDPFLKPSLPTLLTVAEYHEQEEIFKLRLGHLKKEEAEIQAELERLERVRNLHIRELKRISNEDSSQFKDHPTLNDRYLLLHLLGRGGFSEVYKAFDLFEQRYAAVKIHQLNKNWREEKKENYHKHACREYRIHKQLDHPRIVKLYDYFSLDTDTFCTVLEFCEGNDLDFYLKQHKLMSEKEARSIVMQIANALRYLNEIKPPIIHYDLKPGNILLVDGTACGEIKITDFGLSKIMDDDNYGVDGMDLTSQGAGTYWYLPPECFVVGKEPPKISNKVDVWSVGVIFFQCLYGRKPFGHNQSQQDILQENTILKATEVQFPPKPVVSNEAKAFIRRCLAYRKEDRYDVHQLCSDSYLLPHIRRSNSSGNLQATPSSPASSGIISY